The Leucothrix mucor DSM 2157 DNA window TCTGTGCGATCAAATCCTCAGAGTCCTTGCGAATGCGCTTTGCACGCTCATGCTCGCCCACTTCGCTAAAGCCTAAGCCGATGCGGTTGTTGATTACGTGCCACACCGGTCCACGCCAATAACGCTTCGCATCAAAATCCGCATGCTCAGGGTCAAAGCTCGGTACCATAAATTTCACCTTATTGGCGATGCGATCAAACTGATCCATCAAGTGACCATGGTGTAAGTCGTTGTGCATGCTGGCGTAGCAAGACAAGAAGCTCGCCGCTGACACACTGTCGATTGGCTGTTGCAGTACCGGATCGTACGCTGTGTAAGCTTGTACTTTCGGATTCCACAAGTTAATCCAACCCAGCTCCAGCGTATTAATGTGCGACTGGATTAGCTCGATTGAGTCGGTGTCTTCCGGTAAGTACTTGTTCAGCAGCACGATCAGATCGCGGTTGGCGCGCAATAAGAACGCCGTCATACCAGGGTCAACCATGCGGAATGGGGAGTTTTGTCCCAGATACGCTTGTGGCCAATGGCGGTCGCGACCAAATTTCACCAAAGTGAGGTAGCGGTCATACTGTTCTTTAGTCGGGCGCTGGCTGCTGTCTACATGGTCTAAGTCGCGACGGGTATACGGTGGCAGGTCAGCAATTTCAACGCGTGCCATGCCCTGATCCCAATCGGTGAGGTTGTCACGGCCAGATTCCCAGGGGTGGATAATTTGGATGCCGAGTGATTGTGGATCAAGCCGCGCTTTCATAAACCAGTCATGCCAGCGGACTAAGCGACGCAACATGTCGTACATGCCGTTAACATCGCGATAAGGCCCAGCCTCATCCAACTGACGAACCACGCTCGCCAATACCGGCGGCTGAGTGATACCAGAGGTTTCAATAAATTGACCGGTATTCCAGATATCCGGACCGGGGAAATAACCATCATGATCACCACGGAACATGATGTGAGGAATCATGCCATCCGGCCATTGTGAAGAGGCCAGTTGCATGACTTCCTGCCAAGCACGGTGTTGGTTAATAAACCGATAACCTAAGGCGGCAAAGGCCGAGTCCCAGTTAAATTGCACGGGATACAAACCATGGGTTGGCAACGAGTATGTGCCACGGTCGTTTTGTTTTAGCACGTCAATGGCGCGCTGATACAGTGAGTTTGAAGTTGCCATATTATCCTTTAACGCTACCAGCGGTGAGCCCTTGCACAAGGAAGCGTTCCGCCCATAAGAAAATTACCAGAATTGGTGCCGTGGCTATCACAGCGCCAGCCATTAAATGTTGTCTCGGGACTTCCGAGGAGTTCAGCGATACCACACCACGTGATAGGGTGAACTTTTGCGGGTCATCCAAAAACATAAACGCAAACAGAAATTCATTCCAAGCAATCATAAAGACGTACAAAGCAACGGATGCCATGGCCGGCAAGCTGAGCGGCAGGGTAATGGTTAAGATCACGCGTAGGCGTGAACAGCCATCCATCATGCCGGCTTCTTCAAGCTCGCGAGGCAAGCCACGGAAGTAACCTTGCAGCATATACAGCGCCACTGGCAGTGTGGTTGCAGGGTAGACCAGTAACAGGCCGGTGAGGCTATTACGCAGGCCTAATTGTGAGAACACGGCGTATAGCGGGATAACCAATACAATCGCTGGCACCAGATAAATCATCAGGATTGAGCGAGACAGCACCACGCGACCAGGGAAGTTTAAGCGAGAGACCGCATAAGCACCCGGAATGGCAAAGGCCAGTGTAATGATGACGGTGAGTACGGAGACTAGCGCTGCATTCCACAAGTACACATCGAAGTTAAACTTGGTGAACAGCTCAATGTAAGAGCGGAACAAGTCAGGCATCGACTGGCTGAAGTCTGGCATTAAATCCAAAGGATTCATTAGCAGGGCTTGCTGGCTTTTCAAACTACTCATCACCAGTACATACAGCGGTAATAACACCATGACGCCGAAGAACAGGAAGCCGAAGTAGCGCATGGAGGTGATAAACGACAGCTCCAGATTGCGGCGCTTAATGCTATTGCGATCCAGTTTGGCCAGTATGTTTTGCATCATCCAGCTTTGCACAACCGCAAAACCAATCAAGGCCAGTAGCTGCCAGAGCGTGCTTTCGCCAAATGACAGGGTAAAGGGCTGAAACAAGGAAAACAGCAATACCCCAATGGCGTGAACGGCAATGGTAATCAGGCGATGGCGTTGATCTCGCTGAATAATCGGGCGTAAACCAATCCAGGCGGCACCGACTATTCCGGTCAATAGAAACGCCCAAAGCACGGGTTTAATCGCAAGGCCGGTTAACAAGGCCAGCGTCACGGCAATGGTGATACCGGTGAGAATAGACCAGATAGCACCGGTCAATAGCGCATAAAGCGGCGTGAAGACCTTAATCATAATCCTTCCTCCTTCGGAATGCTGCGGAAGTACAGCAACGACAGAATCAATAACAGTGCAAAGATGACCACAGCAACCGCCGCACCAGCACCCAAGTTACTTAAGGCGAAGGCTTGCTCGTACACGTCCACGGTGAGGGTACGGGTTCCAGCGTTACCACCAGTGAGCAGGAAGATGTCGTCGAATTTGTTAAACGTCCAGATAAAGCGGAGCAGGAACAATACCGCGATAATTCCGAACAACTGAGGCAGTGACAAGTGCCAGAACTGTTGGAGTGGCGATGCCCCATCCATTTCAGCGGCTTCGTACATATCGGTCGGGATAGATTGCATCCGCGCCATAATGAACATGAAAGCCAGTGGGAAATAACGCCAGATCTCAAAGGCGATAACCATTGAGAGTGCGACTGGGAAGTTGAACTCCATGCCCAGAAATTCAATCGGTGTACTGCGAATTCCAAAGAAGTTAATGGATTGCTCAATGACGCTCATTTGCTTGAGCAGGGCGTTGACCGCACCGGAGTAGGGGTCAAACAGTACCAGCCACGTAAACGCCATGGCGATAACGGGAGCCACAT harbors:
- a CDS encoding MGH1-like glycoside hydrolase domain-containing protein; translated protein: MATSNSLYQRAIDVLKQNDRGTYSLPTHGLYPVQFNWDSAFAALGYRFINQHRAWQEVMQLASSQWPDGMIPHIMFRGDHDGYFPGPDIWNTGQFIETSGITQPPVLASVVRQLDEAGPYRDVNGMYDMLRRLVRWHDWFMKARLDPQSLGIQIIHPWESGRDNLTDWDQGMARVEIADLPPYTRRDLDHVDSSQRPTKEQYDRYLTLVKFGRDRHWPQAYLGQNSPFRMVDPGMTAFLLRANRDLIVLLNKYLPEDTDSIELIQSHINTLELGWINLWNPKVQAYTAYDPVLQQPIDSVSAASFLSCYASMHNDLHHGHLMDQFDRIANKVKFMVPSFDPEHADFDAKRYWRGPVWHVINNRIGLGFSEVGEHERAKRIRKDSEDLIAQSSFYEYFNPITGDGLGGKDFTWTASVYLDWVMQEADHGQD
- a CDS encoding carbohydrate ABC transporter permease; its protein translation is MIKVFTPLYALLTGAIWSILTGITIAVTLALLTGLAIKPVLWAFLLTGIVGAAWIGLRPIIQRDQRHRLITIAVHAIGVLLFSLFQPFTLSFGESTLWQLLALIGFAVVQSWMMQNILAKLDRNSIKRRNLELSFITSMRYFGFLFFGVMVLLPLYVLVMSSLKSQQALLMNPLDLMPDFSQSMPDLFRSYIELFTKFNFDVYLWNAALVSVLTVIITLAFAIPGAYAVSRLNFPGRVVLSRSILMIYLVPAIVLVIPLYAVFSQLGLRNSLTGLLLVYPATTLPVALYMLQGYFRGLPRELEEAGMMDGCSRLRVILTITLPLSLPAMASVALYVFMIAWNEFLFAFMFLDDPQKFTLSRGVVSLNSSEVPRQHLMAGAVIATAPILVIFLWAERFLVQGLTAGSVKG